A portion of the Bubalus kerabau isolate K-KA32 ecotype Philippines breed swamp buffalo chromosome 1, PCC_UOA_SB_1v2, whole genome shotgun sequence genome contains these proteins:
- the TOMM20 gene encoding mitochondrial import receptor subunit TOM20 homolog, with the protein MVGRNSAIAAGVCGALFIGYCIYFDRKRRSDPNFKNRLRERRKKQKLAKERAGLSKLPDLKDAEAVQKFFLEEIQLGEELLAQGEYEKGVDHLTNAIAVCGQPQQLLQVLQQTLPPPVFQMLLTKLPTISQRIVSAQSLAEDDVE; encoded by the exons ATGGTGGGCCGGAACAGCGCCATCGCCGCCGGCGTGTGTGGGGCTCTTTTCATTGGTTACTGCATTTACTTCGACCGCAAGAGACGGAGTGACCCCAACTTCAAGAACAGGCTGCGAGAAC gaagaaagaaacagaagcttGCCAAGGAGAGAGCTGGGCTTTCCAAG TTACCTGACCTTAAAGATGCTGAAGCCGTTCAGAAATTCTTTCTAGAAGAAATACAGCTTGGTGAAGAATTACTAGCTCAAG GTGAATATGAGAAGGGTGTGGACCATCTGACAAATGCGATTGCTGTGTGTGGACAGCCGCAGCAGTTGCTGCAAGTGTTGCAACAAACTCTTCCACCACCAGTGTTCCAGATGCTTCTGACTAAGCTCCCAACAATTAGTCAG agaATTGTAAGTGCTCAAAGCTTGGCTGAAGATGATGTGGAATGA